GAAAATAGATGCCAACAGATGATAGAGTCTGAGCGAAATTCAATTAACGCCGACACAGACCGTGCATGAATCACATGTTAAATTTGCAACGGAGACAACAAACCAATTTCCAACTTTTCCCAGAGTGCTTAAATGCTGTTTCTAGAAGCACAGACGTGCGAAGCGCCCGTCCCAACCCCAACTCTTCTGGATCGCTGCACTTCTAGGCGTGTCGCCGAAAACGTTCAGTGTCTGATTAACTCTCAACGATTGGCCTCCAAAACAATGTTTCCCAACTCACGGCATGACGTTGCCGGTCATATCCACAGCTCAATTACGAAGCACTCACTCAACAGAAACGCATATGCGGGCTCAAATTTTGTCTAGCGCTTGCTTAGCGACTAGCGTGacatattttttgttgttggcTTGTTGTTCTTGGCAGCCTAAAACCAAAGGTCAGTATGCGGGCAGCCAATCGGTATTTGGTAGCGGATCCCTGGCCGCCATCGGGAATGTTTTGGACAGTTCACACTCACCTGGTCCGTAGAAGCGCTTCCCTTTCGTAACGTCGTACACATTGCCCAGGACAGCCATGAGGACCCTTCCATCTGGTTGTGTGCCGTCGTACTCGCGCAGCTCCTGAGGCGTAAAATCACGTCGAAGTCGCGGCAGGTCGTCCTTGGGCGCAGAGTGGCTGTGCGGCACTTCGATGCGGCTCTTGATTATTTTGTAAATAAGCAGTGCAATGACACCGACCAGTGCCAGGTTGAGAGGACTTGTTATGATTTCATTTATTACGTGCCCGACGAAACTCTCGCTCGCGGGGACTTCACTTTCCGGCGTCTCCGACATTTTTGCGTTCTATTTCCTTACCTACTCGATTGTCTCGCTAATCTACGACGCACTTGCGTTTCACGGGGAAGCTACACGGTTCTGACGAGATTGTCTCCCAACTGCTCCACTGACTCTACTTCCACGCGCCGTTTACAAAACTATTTGAATAAGGAAAAATCTCGGCTGGTTGCTGATAAGGGCGCGCAACGATAAAATTTCGGACGTTGGATGATATTCAGTTTCACGGGCGACCACTCGACGAGctacttcatttttcaattgcgATAAGGAAACGAGCGAGTCACATTCATCGCACACGGAATACCAAACGCGAAAATGTGCGGCGACAAGTGAGAGAAGCTGGAAAAACTGCGTCCGGGTGACAGCTGTCAGCGGGTCGCTCGCAATGATGTCGGTAGTAATTTTGAAAGTAATCGTGACAAGCTACTTTCGGACCATGACAT
The DNA window shown above is from Hermetia illucens chromosome 5, iHerIll2.2.curated.20191125, whole genome shotgun sequence and carries:
- the LOC119657127 gene encoding membrane-associated progesterone receptor component 1-like — its product is MSETPESEVPASESFVGHVINEIITSPLNLALVGVIALLIYKIIKSRIEVPHSHSAPKDDLPRLRRDFTPQELREYDGTQPDGRVLMAVLGNVYDVTKGKRFYGPGGPYAAFAGRDASRGLATFSVSRSDDVEYDDLSDLSTMEMDSVREWEMQFKEKYPLVGRLLKPGEEPSTYSDDEEEGAAEAASSQNHSKSE